The Macrobrachium nipponense isolate FS-2020 chromosome 13, ASM1510439v2, whole genome shotgun sequence genome has a window encoding:
- the LOC135225350 gene encoding zinc finger MYM-type protein 1-like — MAIDLPAGIPGQGRRRKMPERYKYSATSATEDQQYQSLDEYYRVRVFYVFLDTISQELQRRFKGGDNTTWGILNDFHCMTVLDNWKEPVNEEAFKSLQKLCQFYELEEVDKLRLELKIFFSSFPCLPQNTAATMLNLMKENNVQEILPLMLELLTIYATLPVTTATVERTFSKIKLVKTKLRSLSSEERLSDLLLLAVEKDITINNSEVISIFKEMGHRRVLL, encoded by the coding sequence ATGGCCATCGACCTCCCCGCTGGGATTCCTGGACaaggcagaagaagaaaaatgcctGAAAGATACAAGTATAGTGCTACATCTGCTACTGAGGACCAGCAATATCAATCCTTGGATGAGTATTACCGTGTGAgagtattttatgtgtttttagatACAATATCACAAGAGCTACAAAGAAGATTTAAAGGTGGAGACAACACAACATGGGGTATCCTAAATGACTTTCATTGTATGACAGTCCTAGataactggaaagaacctgtgaatgAAGAGGCATTCAAGTcattgcaaaaattatgccagTTTTATGAGTTAGAAGAAGTAGACAAGCTACGGTTGGAATTAAAGATCTtcttttcctcatttccttgcctGCCACAGAACACTGCAGCTACAATGCTCAACctgatgaaagaaaacaatgtccagGAGATATTACCACTTATGCTTGAACTCTTAACAATTTATGCCACCCTACCCGTCACAACTGCAACAGTGGAAAGGACCTTCTCCAAAATCAAGCTGGTGAAGACAAAGCTGCGCAGCCTGTCCAGTGAGGAGAGGTTATCTGATCTTTTGTTGCTAGCAGTTGAAAAGGATATCACAATCAACAACAGTGAAGTTATCagcatattcaaagaaatggGACACAGAAGGGttctcttataa